A single genomic interval of Bacillus smithii harbors:
- the glcT gene encoding glucose PTS transporter transcription antiterminator GlcT, protein MVKYVVKKVLNNNVLIAADDKNNEVVLIGKGIGFQRKKGDVIHQDIIEKIFVLKNENEQEHYKKLLPYLDEKTLNVIISSLEIIKKRTRGTLNEHIHVALTDHLLFAMNRLMKGMVIKNPFLNETKTMYPFEYEIAEEVVDFIHEAANIKLPEGEVGFIALHIHSALTDKQLSEINQYSQLLSTLVRTMEENLGMEIDRNSVEYMRLIRHLRYTIDRVQKGEALEDSKKIKELLKKEYPLCYNLSWKLIKIMQQTLKKPVYEAEATYLTMHLQRLRAKQKNSNSLRVTDSIRHE, encoded by the coding sequence ATGGTTAAATATGTAGTGAAAAAAGTCCTTAATAATAATGTTTTGATCGCTGCTGATGACAAGAACAACGAAGTCGTACTAATTGGGAAGGGAATCGGTTTCCAAAGGAAAAAAGGAGATGTGATCCATCAAGATATTATCGAAAAAATATTTGTCCTCAAAAATGAAAATGAACAAGAACATTACAAAAAATTATTGCCCTACCTCGATGAAAAAACGCTGAATGTAATTATTTCCTCTTTAGAAATCATAAAAAAACGAACACGCGGCACTTTAAATGAGCATATCCACGTTGCGCTCACGGATCACCTGCTTTTCGCGATGAACAGGCTTATGAAAGGAATGGTTATTAAAAATCCTTTTCTAAATGAAACAAAAACGATGTATCCTTTTGAATATGAAATCGCTGAAGAAGTAGTGGATTTTATTCATGAAGCGGCCAACATCAAGCTGCCGGAAGGGGAAGTAGGCTTTATTGCTTTGCATATTCACAGTGCCTTAACAGATAAACAACTTTCGGAGATTAATCAATATTCCCAGTTATTGTCCACTCTTGTTCGCACGATGGAAGAAAATCTTGGAATGGAAATCGATAGAAATAGTGTGGAATATATGCGGCTCATCCGCCATCTTCGCTATACCATTGACAGGGTGCAAAAAGGAGAAGCATTGGAAGATTCAAAAAAAATAAAAGAACTATTGAAAAAAGAATACCCTCTATGCTACAATCTTTCATGGAAGCTAATCAAAATTATGCAGCAGACGCTGAAGAAACCGGTTTATGAAGCGGAAGCCACTTATTTAACGATGCATTTGCAGCGTTTACGTGCGAAACAAAAGAATAGCAATTCTTTACGTGTTACTGATTCGATCAGGCATGAGTAA
- a CDS encoding NCS2 family permease: protein MKNYFHFDELGTNYRREIIGGITTFLAMAYILVVNPLTLSLASVKNLPDSMRMDHGAVFVATALSAAFGSLLMGLWAKYPVALAPGLGLNAFFAYTVVLNYGISWQVALTGVFLASLIFILLTLTGIREKIINAIPAQLKHAVGAGIGLFITFIGFQNAGIIVNNDAVLVGLGDLTNGNTLLAIFGIIITVILMTRGINSAVFIGMVITAIVGMLTGLIPLPKHVIGSIPSIKPVFGVAVTSIFHMPDQIFTMQMLMVVLTFLFVAFFDTAGTLLAVAHQAGLMKNNQLPRAGKALFSDAMAGAIGAVLGTSTTTSFVESTAGVAAGARTGFAAVVTGVLFLLSLFFYPLLSVITSHVTAPALIIVGVLMVSSLGEIDWKKFEIAVPAFLTVICMPLTYSIATGIAIGFIFYPITMIVKGRAKEIHPLMYFLFVVFLLYFIFLK, encoded by the coding sequence ATGAAAAATTATTTTCATTTTGATGAATTGGGGACGAATTACCGCAGGGAAATTATCGGTGGTATTACGACCTTTCTTGCTATGGCCTATATTTTGGTCGTGAATCCGCTCACTCTTTCGCTTGCATCAGTGAAGAATCTTCCGGATTCCATGCGAATGGACCACGGAGCGGTGTTTGTTGCGACGGCTTTATCTGCTGCTTTCGGTTCCTTGTTGATGGGATTATGGGCGAAATATCCGGTGGCTCTCGCGCCGGGATTGGGTTTGAACGCCTTTTTTGCCTATACGGTTGTTTTGAATTACGGCATTTCTTGGCAAGTTGCGCTGACAGGAGTATTTTTGGCAAGCCTCATATTTATTTTGCTCACGCTTACCGGAATTCGGGAAAAAATTATTAATGCTATCCCGGCTCAATTAAAACACGCAGTAGGAGCAGGAATTGGACTTTTTATTACTTTTATTGGTTTTCAAAATGCTGGAATCATCGTGAATAATGATGCGGTTTTAGTTGGGCTTGGCGATTTGACAAACGGCAATACGCTTTTGGCCATTTTCGGCATCATCATTACGGTCATTCTCATGACGAGAGGCATTAACAGCGCTGTGTTTATCGGAATGGTCATTACGGCTATTGTCGGGATGTTGACCGGTTTAATCCCTCTTCCGAAACATGTGATCGGCAGCATTCCAAGCATTAAACCGGTGTTTGGCGTTGCGGTGACTTCGATTTTCCATATGCCGGATCAAATTTTTACGATGCAAATGTTGATGGTGGTTTTGACCTTTTTATTTGTAGCCTTTTTTGATACGGCGGGGACTCTTTTGGCGGTTGCTCATCAAGCCGGATTGATGAAAAACAATCAATTGCCTCGAGCCGGAAAAGCGCTGTTTTCAGATGCTATGGCAGGAGCGATTGGTGCGGTGCTCGGAACGTCCACGACGACTTCTTTTGTGGAATCAACAGCGGGGGTAGCTGCCGGGGCCAGAACCGGATTTGCTGCTGTTGTCACAGGTGTGTTGTTTTTGCTGTCGCTCTTTTTCTACCCGTTGCTTTCGGTTATTACCTCACACGTAACGGCGCCTGCTTTGATTATTGTCGGTGTGTTGATGGTATCGTCTCTGGGAGAAATTGACTGGAAGAAATTCGAAATTGCTGTTCCGGCTTTCTTGACCGTTATTTGTATGCCTTTGACATACAGTATCGCGACAGGAATCGCGATCGGATTTATTTTCTATCCTATTACGATGATTGTAAAAGGAAGAGCCAAAGAAATTCATCCGCTTATGTATTTCTTGTTTGTTGTTTTCTTATTATATTTTATTTTCTTGAAATAG
- the guaA gene encoding glutamine-hydrolyzing GMP synthase, which yields MVVVLDFGSQYNQLITRRIRELGVYSELHPHTLTAEEIKAMNPKGIILSGGPNSVYAEDAFRCDEDIFNLGIPVLGICYGMQLMTKHFGGRVEPASKREYGKATIRVQNQNPLWDGLPEEQVVWMSHSDLVMETPEGFTVDAVSSSCPIAAMSHQEQQLYGVQFHPEVRHSVYGNELLRNFVFNICGCRGDWSMQNFIEMEIENIRKTVGDKKVLCALSGGVDSSVVAVLIHKAIGDQLTCIFVDHGLLRKGEAESVMKTFAEGFHMNVIKVDAKDRFLNKLKGVSDPEKKRKIIGNEFIYVFDDEAAKLEGIEFLAQGTLYTDIIESGTATAQTIKSHHNVGGLPEDMEFKLIEPLNTLFKDEVRKLGTELGIPDEIVWRQPFPGPGLAIRVLGEVTEEKLEIVRESDAILREEIKKAGLDRDIWQYFTVLPNIRSVGVMGDARTYDYTIGIRAVTSIDGMTSDWARIPWDVLETISTRIVNEVSHVNRVVYDITSKPPATIEWE from the coding sequence ATGGTTGTCGTACTTGATTTCGGCAGCCAGTATAACCAACTGATTACGAGAAGAATTCGGGAACTTGGCGTCTATAGCGAACTTCATCCCCATACTTTGACGGCGGAAGAAATAAAAGCTATGAATCCAAAAGGGATTATTTTATCTGGGGGACCTAACAGTGTATATGCCGAAGATGCTTTTCGCTGCGACGAAGACATTTTTAATCTAGGAATCCCGGTGCTAGGAATTTGCTATGGAATGCAGCTGATGACAAAGCATTTCGGTGGAAGAGTGGAACCTGCCAGCAAACGGGAGTACGGAAAAGCGACCATCCGGGTACAAAACCAAAATCCTCTTTGGGATGGACTACCGGAAGAACAAGTGGTATGGATGAGCCATAGCGATTTAGTGATGGAAACTCCTGAAGGATTTACTGTAGATGCGGTAAGTTCATCATGTCCAATCGCGGCAATGAGTCATCAAGAACAACAATTATATGGGGTTCAATTCCATCCGGAAGTTCGCCACTCTGTCTACGGAAACGAGCTGCTTCGCAATTTTGTGTTCAACATTTGCGGCTGCCGGGGCGATTGGTCCATGCAAAATTTTATTGAAATGGAAATAGAAAATATTCGAAAAACCGTTGGTGATAAAAAGGTTCTTTGTGCCTTGAGCGGCGGAGTCGATTCTTCTGTTGTGGCTGTTCTTATACATAAAGCCATCGGAGATCAATTGACATGTATTTTTGTCGATCACGGCCTTTTGCGCAAAGGGGAAGCCGAAAGTGTAATGAAAACGTTCGCGGAAGGTTTTCACATGAACGTGATCAAAGTGGATGCAAAAGATCGCTTTTTGAACAAACTGAAGGGAGTTTCCGACCCTGAGAAAAAACGGAAAATTATCGGCAATGAGTTTATATATGTGTTTGATGACGAGGCGGCCAAACTGGAAGGAATTGAATTTTTAGCGCAAGGTACTCTGTATACGGATATTATTGAAAGCGGAACGGCCACAGCCCAAACGATTAAATCCCATCACAATGTGGGCGGGCTGCCGGAAGATATGGAATTTAAGCTGATTGAGCCGCTGAACACGTTGTTTAAAGATGAAGTGCGAAAATTGGGCACCGAATTAGGAATTCCGGATGAAATTGTTTGGCGTCAGCCATTCCCGGGACCGGGACTAGCCATTCGGGTTTTAGGAGAAGTAACGGAAGAAAAATTGGAAATTGTTCGGGAATCGGATGCTATTTTAAGAGAAGAAATTAAAAAAGCTGGGTTGGATCGCGACATTTGGCAATATTTCACTGTTCTTCCTAATATCCGCAGCGTCGGGGTAATGGGAGACGCGAGAACATATGATTATACTATCGGGATTCGTGCGGTTACTTCCATCGATGGAATGACCTCCGATTGGGCAAGAATTCCGTGGGATGTGCTGGAGACGATCTCGACACGCATCGTCAACGAAGTCAGCCATGTGAACCGTGTAGTCTATGATATTACCAGCAAACCGCCGGCCACTATTGAGTGGGAATAA
- the nadE gene encoding ammonia-dependent NAD(+) synthetase — protein MTDLQKRIIEELKVKPVIDPKEEIRKSVDFLKAYLKKYPFIKGFVLGISGGQDSTLTGKLAQMAINEIREETGKQDYQFTAVRLPYGTQFDEEDCQVALNFIQPDDVVTVNIKEAVDASEKALKDAGVEISDFEKGNQKARERMKVQYSIAAMRNAVVLGTDHAAEAVTGFFTKYGDGGADLVPIYRLNKRQGKMLLKELGCPERLYKKVPTADLEENRPQLPDEVALGVTYEEIDDYLEGKTVSEEARKTIEGWFLKTEHKRHLPITIFDDFWK, from the coding sequence ATGACCGATTTACAAAAACGGATTATTGAGGAATTAAAAGTAAAACCGGTGATTGATCCAAAAGAAGAAATTCGCAAAAGCGTAGACTTTTTAAAAGCTTATTTAAAGAAATATCCGTTTATAAAAGGATTCGTTCTAGGAATTTCAGGTGGGCAAGACTCCACGTTAACCGGGAAGCTGGCTCAAATGGCGATTAACGAAATCCGGGAGGAAACAGGAAAACAAGATTATCAGTTTACGGCGGTCAGATTGCCATATGGTACACAATTCGATGAAGAAGATTGCCAAGTGGCTTTAAACTTTATCCAGCCGGATGATGTCGTTACAGTGAACATTAAAGAAGCGGTAGATGCCAGTGAAAAGGCATTAAAGGATGCCGGCGTAGAAATTTCCGATTTTGAAAAAGGAAATCAAAAAGCTCGGGAACGGATGAAAGTTCAATACAGCATCGCAGCGATGAGAAATGCAGTCGTACTGGGAACCGACCATGCGGCAGAAGCGGTCACGGGATTTTTTACAAAATACGGCGACGGCGGTGCGGATCTTGTTCCGATTTATCGTTTAAATAAACGCCAAGGAAAGATGCTGTTAAAGGAACTTGGGTGTCCGGAACGTTTATATAAAAAAGTGCCGACAGCCGATTTGGAGGAAAACCGTCCGCAGCTTCCGGATGAAGTCGCACTAGGTGTTACTTATGAAGAAATTGACGACTACCTGGAAGGCAAAACCGTTTCTGAAGAAGCGAGAAAAACGATCGAAGGATGGTTTTTAAAGACAGAGCATAAACGGCATCTTCCCATCACGATTTTCGATGACTTTTGGAAATAA
- a CDS encoding nicotinate phosphoribosyltransferase codes for MRKYQDDSLALHTDLYQINMAKTYWEDGVHERKAVFDLYFRKMPFGSGYAIFAGLERIVEFLKNFRFSDSDIAYLREVEGYDEDFLQYLSNLTFTGNVRSMREGEVVFENEPIVTIEAPLIQAQLVETPLLNVVNYQTLIATKAARIKHAVGEDLVMEFGTRRAQEMDAAIWGTRAAFIGGCGATSNVRAGKLFGIPTAGTHAHAMVQAYQDEYTAFRKYAESHKDCVFLVDTYDTLRSGVPAAIRVAKEMGDSINFIGIRLDSGDLTYLSKKAREMLDEAGFHDAKIFASNDLDEYTITHLKAQGAKIDAWGVGTNLITAYDQPALGAVYKLASIENGAGEMIDTVKISSNAEKVTTPGKKKVYRIINKSNQKSEGDYITLYDENPAAEERIKMFHPVHTYVSKFVTNFEAVELQKDIFINGELVYELPSLAEIQSFVQKNLDYLWDEYKRILNPEEYPVDLSEKCWNNKMKKIQEVRDKIVSSLSTKTKGEGEDDRFTKTDY; via the coding sequence ATGAGAAAATATCAAGATGACAGTCTTGCTTTGCATACAGATTTATATCAAATTAATATGGCTAAAACGTACTGGGAAGACGGTGTCCATGAGAGAAAGGCGGTGTTTGATCTTTATTTCCGGAAAATGCCGTTTGGAAGCGGATACGCAATCTTTGCGGGGTTAGAAAGAATTGTTGAATTTTTAAAGAATTTTCGGTTCAGCGATAGCGATATCGCTTATTTGCGCGAAGTAGAAGGCTATGATGAAGATTTTCTTCAATACTTGTCGAATTTAACTTTTACAGGAAATGTACGGTCGATGAGGGAAGGAGAAGTGGTTTTTGAAAATGAACCAATTGTTACAATAGAGGCGCCTTTGATTCAAGCGCAGCTGGTTGAAACGCCTTTATTAAATGTAGTCAACTATCAAACGTTGATAGCCACGAAAGCCGCCCGCATCAAGCATGCCGTTGGGGAAGACTTGGTCATGGAATTCGGGACAAGAAGGGCTCAAGAAATGGATGCGGCCATTTGGGGAACTAGAGCGGCCTTTATCGGTGGATGCGGGGCTACCAGCAATGTCAGAGCCGGAAAGCTGTTTGGCATTCCGACAGCCGGAACGCACGCTCATGCCATGGTACAAGCTTATCAAGACGAATATACGGCGTTTCGCAAATACGCCGAATCCCATAAGGATTGCGTCTTTTTAGTGGATACATATGACACGCTTCGTTCCGGTGTACCGGCAGCGATTCGAGTCGCTAAAGAAATGGGGGATTCGATCAACTTTATTGGTATTCGTTTAGATAGCGGCGATTTGACCTATTTATCGAAAAAAGCGAGAGAAATGCTGGATGAAGCCGGATTTCACGATGCGAAAATTTTTGCTTCGAATGATTTGGATGAATACACCATTACGCATTTGAAAGCTCAAGGAGCCAAAATCGACGCTTGGGGGGTCGGGACGAATTTGATTACGGCGTACGACCAACCGGCGCTTGGAGCAGTCTATAAGTTAGCTTCGATAGAGAATGGGGCAGGGGAAATGATCGATACGGTCAAAATTTCCAGCAATGCCGAGAAAGTAACCACTCCGGGAAAGAAAAAAGTATATCGAATCATCAATAAAAGCAACCAAAAATCGGAAGGCGACTATATCACCCTTTATGACGAGAATCCCGCCGCAGAAGAAAGAATTAAAATGTTTCACCCTGTTCATACCTATGTCAGCAAATTCGTGACAAACTTTGAAGCGGTGGAATTGCAAAAAGATATTTTCATCAATGGCGAGCTAGTATATGAATTGCCATCGCTGGCAGAAATCCAATCTTTTGTCCAAAAAAATTTAGACTATTTATGGGATGAATATAAACGAATTTTAAATCCGGAAGAATATCCGGTGGACTTAAGCGAAAAATGCTGGAATAATAAAATGAAAAAGATTCAAGAAGTGCGGGACAAAATTGTATCTAGTTTATCAACCAAAACGAAAGGAGAAGGAGAAGATGACCGATTTACAAAAACGGATTATTGA
- a CDS encoding cysteine hydrolase family protein, which yields MGKKALINIDYTVDFVADHGALTCGKPAQMIEKFITSLTDTFIQNGDFVVFAVDIHKEQDPYHPESQLYPPHNIAGSEGRRLYGQLGELYERMKNKENVYYMDKTRYSAFAGTDLEIQLRARGIDELHLCGVCTDICVLHTAVDAYNKGFKLAVYEKGTASFNEAGHDWALKHFQHALGAKVIS from the coding sequence ATGGGGAAAAAAGCGTTGATCAATATCGATTATACTGTCGATTTTGTGGCGGATCATGGCGCTCTTACGTGTGGAAAACCTGCTCAAATGATTGAGAAATTCATTACTTCTTTGACAGACACGTTTATTCAAAACGGCGATTTTGTAGTATTTGCAGTGGATATCCATAAGGAACAGGATCCGTATCATCCCGAAAGCCAATTATACCCGCCGCACAACATTGCCGGTTCGGAGGGAAGGAGGCTGTACGGTCAATTAGGGGAACTGTATGAGCGGATGAAAAACAAGGAAAATGTATATTATATGGACAAAACACGGTACAGCGCGTTTGCAGGTACAGACTTAGAGATTCAGCTGCGAGCTCGAGGCATAGATGAACTTCATTTATGCGGTGTTTGTACCGATATTTGTGTGCTTCATACCGCTGTAGACGCTTATAATAAAGGGTTTAAACTGGCTGTATACGAAAAGGGAACGGCAAGTTTTAACGAAGCAGGACATGATTGGGCGTTGAAGCACTTTCAACATGCACTCGGAGCAAAGGTAATTTCATGA
- a CDS encoding YckD family protein codes for MFTFSKKIMAIIFVSVAMFAASTVHAETNQGKSNEKPVQLTEQQKAKLNKLHKELLEKRKELIRQYVEYGIISKEKGDDIISHLEEHYKHLQQNGFSPHWNHSEKGHWHHKHHHDDSDNEQR; via the coding sequence ATGTTTACATTTTCCAAAAAAATCATGGCCATCATCTTCGTGTCCGTTGCGATGTTTGCTGCCTCAACCGTGCATGCAGAGACAAATCAAGGAAAAAGCAACGAAAAACCTGTCCAGCTGACCGAACAGCAAAAAGCCAAACTGAACAAACTTCACAAAGAACTATTGGAAAAAAGAAAAGAATTAATTCGCCAATATGTAGAATACGGAATCATTTCTAAAGAAAAAGGAGATGACATCATTTCCCATTTGGAAGAACATTACAAACACTTGCAGCAAAACGGCTTTTCCCCTCATTGGAATCACTCGGAAAAAGGCCACTGGCATCATAAACATCATCATGATGACAGCGATAACGAACAGCGCTGA
- the hmpA gene encoding NO-inducible flavohemoprotein produces MLDAKTIEIVQSTAPVLKKHSKEIGKRFYQILFSKAPDLYNIFNQTNQKRGIQQEALGYAVYAAGEHITNLDAIKPVITRVTEKHRAIGIKPEQYPLVGEALMQGVKEVLGDAVTDEVLDAWKKAYDYIADAFIDIEKKLYEETDHQPGGWSGYRSFLVDQKVKETDAVTSFYLKPKDGKAIPTYKPGQYLTIKAEIPGEKYTHIRHYSLSDSPGKNYYRISVKREDAHGDAPPGIVSNYLHKQVQVGDTLQFSAPAGDFVLDDSDLPVVLISGGIGITPLLSMLNSIAESKSQRQVTFVHATANSQTHAFKDHVNQLEKSHPNIKSYVCYDSPTKEDRNSKKFDKEGYIDLDFLQSIVPSKESVFYFCGPIPFMKNIQSALQQWGIPNEHIHFEAFSPIAILGEK; encoded by the coding sequence TTGCTTGATGCTAAAACTATTGAAATCGTACAATCCACTGCACCGGTTCTAAAAAAACACAGTAAAGAAATTGGAAAAAGATTTTACCAAATCCTATTCTCAAAAGCTCCTGACTTGTACAATATTTTTAATCAAACCAATCAAAAAAGAGGAATTCAGCAGGAAGCATTAGGTTACGCTGTCTATGCTGCTGGGGAACACATTACCAATCTAGATGCTATCAAGCCAGTGATCACAAGGGTTACAGAGAAACATCGCGCCATAGGGATTAAACCTGAGCAGTATCCACTTGTAGGCGAAGCGTTGATGCAAGGTGTAAAAGAAGTTCTGGGTGATGCCGTCACGGATGAAGTTCTCGATGCATGGAAAAAAGCTTATGACTATATTGCAGATGCATTCATTGACATTGAAAAAAAACTCTACGAAGAAACAGATCATCAGCCTGGTGGATGGAGCGGCTATCGAAGCTTTTTAGTGGATCAAAAGGTAAAAGAAACGGATGCCGTAACTTCTTTTTATTTAAAGCCGAAGGACGGTAAAGCAATCCCTACCTATAAACCTGGGCAATATCTAACTATAAAAGCTGAAATTCCTGGAGAAAAATATACGCATATTCGTCATTACAGTCTTTCTGATTCACCTGGAAAAAACTATTACCGAATCAGTGTAAAACGTGAAGATGCACATGGGGATGCTCCACCAGGAATTGTATCGAATTATTTACATAAACAAGTCCAAGTTGGAGATACTCTTCAATTTTCTGCTCCTGCTGGAGACTTTGTGCTCGATGACAGTGATTTACCTGTAGTTCTGATTAGCGGAGGAATTGGCATTACGCCATTACTTAGCATGTTAAATTCCATTGCAGAAAGTAAGTCACAACGTCAGGTTACATTTGTACACGCAACAGCCAACAGCCAAACACACGCTTTTAAAGACCATGTGAATCAATTAGAAAAAAGTCACCCAAACATCAAATCATATGTATGCTATGATTCACCAACAAAAGAAGATCGGAACTCTAAAAAATTCGATAAAGAAGGGTACATTGATTTAGACTTTCTACAATCTATCGTTCCATCAAAAGAATCCGTTTTTTATTTCTGCGGACCGATTCCTTTTATGAAAAACATTCAATCGGCGTTGCAACAATGGGGAATTCCGAATGAGCACATCCATTTTGAAGCATTCAGTCCGATCGCTATTTTAGGAGAAAAATAA
- the mtnA gene encoding S-methyl-5-thioribose-1-phosphate isomerase produces the protein MTERFMIPRSVEWNDTHITILNQQKLPEETEYLELKEIEDVWDAISTLKVRGAPAIGMTAAYGLALAAQRYEASSMAEFKQQLQKDIDYLASSRPTAVNLFWALNRLASSIEDAISVNEAKTMLVHEAIRIQVADEDVCRRIGEHALSLFKDGDRILTICNAGSLATARYGTALAPFYLAKEKGVHLQVFASETRPVLQGARLTTWELMQAGVDVTLITDNMAAQTIYAKNISAVIVGADRIAANGDTANKIGTFGLALLAQSFGIPFYVAAPLSTIDLETKTGRDIPIEERNPEEVTHIAGKRIAPEGVEVYNPAFDVTPHELITAIITENGIIGENYEAELPALFEKSEQVG, from the coding sequence ATGACTGAACGATTCATGATTCCGCGTTCGGTTGAATGGAACGATACGCATATCACAATTTTAAATCAGCAAAAGTTGCCGGAGGAGACTGAATATTTAGAATTAAAGGAAATTGAAGATGTATGGGATGCCATTTCAACCTTGAAAGTTCGAGGGGCTCCTGCGATCGGCATGACGGCTGCCTACGGGCTTGCTCTTGCGGCTCAACGTTACGAGGCAAGTTCGATGGCTGAATTTAAACAACAGCTTCAAAAAGACATCGACTATTTAGCCAGCTCGCGGCCTACGGCGGTTAACTTGTTTTGGGCGCTGAACCGTCTTGCATCAAGCATTGAAGACGCCATTTCTGTCAACGAAGCGAAAACGATGCTCGTTCATGAAGCGATTCGCATCCAAGTGGCGGATGAAGACGTATGCCGCCGCATCGGAGAGCATGCATTGTCGCTTTTTAAAGACGGCGACCGCATCTTAACGATTTGCAACGCCGGTTCCCTTGCAACGGCTCGCTACGGTACGGCGCTTGCTCCGTTTTATCTAGCCAAAGAAAAAGGAGTTCATCTTCAAGTATTTGCCTCAGAAACGCGCCCGGTTTTGCAAGGAGCAAGACTCACCACGTGGGAGCTCATGCAAGCCGGTGTGGATGTTACGCTTATCACGGATAATATGGCGGCGCAGACGATTTACGCCAAAAACATTTCGGCCGTCATCGTCGGTGCGGACCGAATTGCCGCTAACGGAGATACCGCTAATAAAATCGGAACATTTGGACTGGCTTTACTGGCACAATCGTTCGGCATTCCATTTTACGTCGCGGCGCCATTATCCACGATTGATTTAGAAACCAAAACGGGAAGAGATATTCCGATTGAAGAACGGAATCCGGAAGAAGTTACCCATATCGCAGGCAAACGCATTGCTCCTGAAGGGGTGGAAGTCTACAATCCGGCTTTTGATGTCACCCCCCACGAACTGATTACAGCGATTATTACCGAAAATGGAATCATTGGCGAAAACTATGAAGCAGAATTGCCGGCATTATTTGAGAAGAGCGAACAAGTGGGATGA
- the mtnK gene encoding S-methyl-5-thioribose kinase, with translation MAVSNPSAYEPLTEKDAISLAVRLRLFSEEAQLVCREIGDGNLNLVFRIVDQKTGKGVIFKQALPYAKVVGESWPLTLKRATIESNALRTFAGFVPEYVPEVYHSDESLAITVMEDLSHLQIARKGLIEGKTYPLLSRHIGEYVAKTLFYTSDFGMNQQEKKQLLQSFINPELCKITEDLVFTDPFFDYDTNDFEEELREDAKALWNDDELHLEVAKLKRKFLTEGDALIHGDLHTGSIFCSDKETKVIDPEFAFYGPFGFDLGQFIANLLLNALSRPQQDQEFLFDHIENTWEVFASVFSDLWEQHNVEPYAKTSKLLQDVLHHTFVDAIGFAGCEVIRRTIGLAHVADLDGIEDKEERLRAKRRALRLGRSLILQRHSLNDIQEVRPLFLQASLTPTN, from the coding sequence ATGGCCGTTTCAAATCCATCCGCTTACGAACCATTAACAGAAAAAGACGCGATTTCTCTTGCCGTTCGATTGCGCTTATTTTCAGAAGAAGCCCAGCTGGTATGCCGGGAAATTGGCGATGGAAATTTAAATCTCGTTTTCCGTATCGTTGACCAAAAAACAGGCAAAGGAGTGATTTTCAAACAAGCGCTGCCGTACGCGAAAGTCGTTGGTGAAAGCTGGCCTCTTACGTTAAAGCGTGCGACCATAGAAAGCAATGCGTTGCGTACATTTGCCGGCTTCGTTCCGGAATACGTTCCGGAAGTGTACCATTCCGACGAATCTCTTGCCATTACCGTCATGGAGGATTTATCTCATTTACAAATTGCTCGAAAAGGGCTTATAGAAGGAAAAACGTATCCGCTTTTGTCACGGCACATCGGTGAATACGTAGCCAAAACGTTATTTTATACGTCTGACTTCGGGATGAATCAACAAGAGAAAAAACAGCTTCTTCAAAGTTTTATCAACCCTGAACTATGCAAAATCACGGAAGATCTTGTCTTTACCGATCCGTTCTTTGATTATGATACAAACGATTTTGAAGAGGAGCTGCGTGAAGATGCAAAAGCGCTTTGGAACGATGATGAGCTTCATCTTGAAGTGGCAAAATTAAAGCGAAAGTTTTTAACAGAAGGGGATGCGCTGATTCACGGCGATTTACATACCGGCAGTATTTTTTGCAGCGATAAAGAGACAAAAGTGATTGATCCGGAATTCGCCTTTTACGGTCCTTTTGGTTTTGATCTCGGTCAATTTATCGCTAATTTGCTGCTGAATGCGCTGTCCCGTCCGCAACAAGACCAAGAGTTTTTATTTGACCATATCGAAAACACTTGGGAAGTATTTGCAAGCGTATTTTCCGACCTTTGGGAGCAGCACAATGTCGAGCCTTACGCCAAGACATCGAAGTTATTGCAGGACGTTTTGCACCATACATTTGTCGATGCGATTGGATTTGCCGGATGCGAAGTGATTCGCCGCACCATCGGTTTAGCACATGTCGCTGACCTTGACGGTATTGAAGACAAAGAGGAACGTCTTCGTGCGAAACGCCGTGCCCTTCGTCTCGGACGCAGCCTTATTTTACAGCGACATTCGCTCAATGACATTCAAGAAGTTCGTCCGCTTTTCCTACAGGCATCATTGACACCGACTAACTAA